One genomic region from Ralstonia pickettii DTP0602 encodes:
- a CDS encoding chemotaxis protein CheX: protein MIVLSSVLLLLAALLGVAAALGVRAGRADQGAGSRSLRALSWSAALLSQLTISLPVVVVVFSGSLPVANDTAQLAVSFAAAAAATTAVKLLAQWLRQGTRLWRGAAVMAVVAGAGLVAAAGTHLGRACGAGTVTARHCIDAAGLPHPAWLAGALTALCALMFVIHRAQSRGWLPAPARSEADLAAEAPDELPVHRLAEPRQVRRGARIPGRLTVRAAARGQGTVGEYSVATVMPDRVAFGRWLDQAIAQARLAETGCAVLLIHIADYREVDEVFEIRADDILAQDAGALAQAVLEPHDFLARLARDEFAVGVPELVHHGRAQELGSRMLGSLAEFIAARGLQMQIGVNIGIAIYPRDAQTSEALMQAARVSLAEARESGSNQVRLFNSAAGERARRTRVIRRDLWLAIQDDALSLQFQPKYDARRRTLVGAEALCRWRHPALGQVSPAEFITVAEQSGQIDKLDDWVLTSVCRQVRLWQDAGLPTVPVAINVSGLRFASRNFPQYLLEQIHQHDIPPSAITLEITETAAMKDIGKSLETLAELQSLGIQVALDDFGSGYSSLGYLKRLRVGTLKIDRTLIGGLDTDAQGRAIVGSMVALAHELRMKVVAEGVESASQLEILNEMGCDEVQGYLLSLPLDTAGFADALRALKGE from the coding sequence ATGATTGTCCTGAGTTCCGTCCTGTTGCTGCTTGCCGCCCTGCTGGGCGTGGCCGCCGCCCTCGGTGTCCGCGCCGGGCGGGCGGACCAGGGAGCCGGAAGCCGGTCGCTGCGCGCGCTGAGCTGGTCGGCGGCGCTTCTGTCGCAGCTGACCATCAGCCTGCCCGTGGTGGTGGTGGTGTTTTCCGGCAGCCTGCCAGTCGCCAACGACACCGCGCAACTGGCCGTCAGCTTTGCCGCCGCCGCCGCGGCCACCACCGCCGTCAAGCTGCTGGCGCAGTGGCTGCGCCAGGGCACCCGGCTGTGGCGCGGCGCTGCGGTCATGGCCGTGGTGGCCGGCGCCGGCCTGGTGGCGGCGGCCGGCACGCACCTGGGCCGTGCCTGCGGCGCCGGCACGGTCACGGCGCGCCACTGCATCGACGCCGCCGGCCTGCCGCACCCGGCCTGGCTGGCCGGCGCGCTGACCGCGCTGTGCGCGCTGATGTTCGTCATCCACCGGGCCCAGTCGCGCGGCTGGTTGCCGGCACCGGCGCGTAGTGAAGCCGACCTGGCCGCGGAGGCCCCCGACGAACTCCCCGTGCACCGGCTGGCCGAGCCGCGCCAGGTGCGCCGCGGCGCGCGCATCCCGGGCCGGCTCACGGTGCGGGCCGCCGCGCGCGGGCAGGGCACGGTGGGCGAGTACAGCGTCGCCACGGTGATGCCTGACCGGGTCGCCTTCGGCCGTTGGCTGGACCAGGCCATCGCGCAGGCGCGGCTGGCCGAGACCGGTTGCGCGGTGCTGCTGATCCATATTGCCGACTACCGCGAGGTCGACGAGGTCTTCGAGATCCGCGCCGACGATATCCTGGCCCAGGACGCCGGCGCGCTGGCGCAGGCCGTGCTCGAGCCGCATGACTTCCTGGCCCGGCTGGCGCGCGACGAGTTTGCCGTGGGCGTGCCCGAGCTGGTCCACCACGGCCGCGCGCAGGAGCTGGGCTCGCGCATGCTGGGCTCGCTGGCCGAGTTCATTGCCGCGCGCGGCCTGCAGATGCAGATCGGCGTCAATATCGGCATCGCCATCTACCCGCGCGACGCGCAGACCTCCGAGGCGCTGATGCAGGCCGCCCGCGTCAGCCTGGCCGAGGCGCGCGAAAGCGGTTCGAACCAGGTGCGCCTGTTCAACAGCGCCGCCGGCGAGCGCGCGCGCCGCACCCGCGTGATCCGGCGCGACCTGTGGCTGGCGATCCAGGACGATGCGCTGTCGCTGCAGTTCCAGCCCAAATACGACGCCCGCCGCCGCACGCTGGTCGGCGCCGAGGCGCTGTGCCGCTGGCGCCATCCGGCGCTCGGCCAGGTCAGCCCGGCCGAGTTCATCACCGTGGCCGAGCAGTCCGGCCAGATCGACAAGCTCGACGACTGGGTGTTGACCAGCGTCTGCCGCCAGGTGCGCCTGTGGCAGGACGCCGGCCTGCCCACGGTGCCGGTGGCGATCAACGTCTCGGGGCTGCGCTTTGCCAGCCGCAACTTCCCGCAGTACCTGCTCGAGCAGATCCACCAGCACGACATCCCGCCCTCGGCGATCACGCTGGAGATCACTGAGACCGCGGCGATGAAGGACATCGGCAAGTCGCTGGAGACCCTGGCCGAGCTGCAGTCGCTCGGCATCCAGGTGGCGCTGGACGACTTCGGCAGCGGCTATTCGAGCCTGGGCTACCTCAAGCGCCTGCGCGTGGGCACGCTCAAGATCGACCGCACGCTGATCGGCGGGCTCGATACCGATGCGCAGGGCCGCGCCATCGTCGGCTCGATGGTGGCGCTGGCGCACGAGCTGCGCATGAAGGTGGTGGCCGAGGGCGTGGAGTCGGCCTCGCA